One Phyllopteryx taeniolatus isolate TA_2022b chromosome 20, UOR_Ptae_1.2, whole genome shotgun sequence genomic window, CAGAATTAAAGATGTAATAATACCactgtgaggtgcctaaacttgtccgacttccaacgaGTTGATATTTATCCCTTATAATTGATGTGACAGCCCGAGTTCCACTGCCCAATCTttgtcttctactcaaaagcattaccgatctcaaatccaaactgATATAAAGccaccatctacagggatctgttagtcattacagtggtttacaaagctgaatttcacagacaagctgggcgagagaCCCTTTTCCCCGCCTACCCGTTGAAACGttcttacagtatatactgtatgttggtggcagtaaacagttGGATTTCAAttgacaaatataaatgtccaagacagtgaatgagttaatcgaCATTAGGATTGttagggggtccttggaaaaaaattgcCTCTGTGAGGGGTCCCTGGATTCAAAAAGTTGGAGAACCCCTGTACAACTTCAACAACATCAACATGTTAATTTGTCACATTCaaaggtgttgttgttgtggtatGTCTTATTATATTGACGGTAACCTTGAAGTgtctgtgtttatgtgtgtgtagcGTGCTTGTGCAGGAACGAGGAGGAGCGCCTGATCAACTACCTGTTAAAGGAACGCGGATACAACAAGGAGCTGCGTCCCGTGGAGAGGCAACAGGATGCCGTCAACGTCACCCTCGCTCTCACGCTCTCAAACCTCATCTCCTtggtacaaacacacacacacacaaagacatggAAAGATATTTAGATGGTTGgatagattgatagatagataatgGGTTAGCAAATAGATGGACAGGTAGGTAGACAAATTGCGGACTCGCAGATCAATAGGTGGCTCAAATAAGACACAGACAATTGGAGGTGACGATCGGATCTTTTTACTAACACGGGGTATTGACACGGGCATCAGcctttcttggaaaaaaatcaaacaatgagTGTGGATATTCTCTTAAAAGGAAGCTCACTGAGTAAACGATCTGACCTGGCTCtattaaaatgttctttctGTCTATTGGTTCTTATTAGTTCATTTGACCATAATGTTGCATCTACCATGTATTCCTTCTACCATATATTGCCCCCTTTGGGGTCAATAATCCCCAAATTTCCCTCTGTCCCAAAATGAGAACATGGGAATGGTTGCGTCTGattgggtgggtggatggatgactggatggatagacagacagatagatggatagctagatagatactGTAAATAGACAGATTGGTAGGTGAATGGTAGGATTGATAGGTTGAAAAATGACAGATGTTGAGCTTTGTGTTGAGTCTTCTTCTACCGCTCGTTTGTGTAGAAAGAAGTGGACGAGACTCTGCTCACCAACGTCTGGATCGACCATGTGAGTTATTGAAGTTGAAGACGCACCGGCTGCATTGAGCTGCTTCACTGTTGCCTCACGCACTCAAACACTTCCTGTAtttctgcgtgtgtgcgtgtgtgtgtgtgtgtcagacgtGGACGGATTACAGGCTGACGTGGAACACGAGCGAGTTTGACGGCATAGATATGCTGCGCTTGCCGTCCAACATGGTGTGGCTGCCCGAGATCGTGCTGGAAAACAAGTGAGAGAATGAGGCTGTTAGGGAATCACTCACTAGTTACGGCAGGGACTAGGGAGTGTTCaattaatcgtttcagccctagACTCAACTTCATAGTTCGTTTtataaaaatgtctttataGCAATTAAGGAGTAGggaataaggtcatgattcctGGCAAAGCCTGAGAGAGTGCGCCCCCTGTCTCCCTTGTCCAGTAATGATGCGCAGTTCCAGGTGGCCTACTACAGCAACGTGCTGGTTAACTATGAAGGGCTATGCTACTGGTTGCCCCCAGCCATCTTCCGCTCATCTTGCTCCATCAACGTCAACTATTTCCCCTTCGACTGGCAGAACTGCACCCTCAAGTTCACGTAAGATCGCTAACACCATTATGATGGACACAGCATGGTaccctagtggttagcatgtctgcttcacagttcccAGGCTCTGGATTTGAATCTGAAGCTAGAAACTGATTGGTGGACAGAGAACGGTCACTTCCTTCATGTGAACCTTTGACTCTCTTGTAATGAGGAAGTTGGCGTCCATGTCTTTGCTGTGTGTGCGTCTATCGGTCTTTGTTGAACTGATGTGTCCGTCCACGTCTTTGCAGCTCACTGACGTACAACGCCAAAGAGATCCGAATGCTCCTGAAGACGGAAACGGACGACGACGGCAACAAGTGGACAGTCGAGTGGATCATCATCGATCCGGCCAGCTGGGCCGGTAAGCGCCTCACGCGTACGCCTCAAGGTTTGATTTGCTGTGACATGTCGTGAAACTGAGCATCTTTGCTGTAATTGGCCGTCAGAGAACGGCGAGTGGGAGGTGATTCACCGTCCGGCCAAGAGGAACACGTACAAACACATTCCCATGGAGAGCAACAAGCACCAGGACATCACCTTCTATCTCATCATCAAACGCAAACCGCTCTTCTACATCGTCAACATCATCATCCCCTGCGTGCTCATCTCCTTCCTGGCGTCGCTCGTCTACTACCTGCCCGCCGACAGTCAGTCATTACTCATACTGTATTCTTTTCTGTATTGTCCCACCCccttttttctctttcctcTTCCCTTTAACTAGGTTGTATTCTTCCTCTCTGTTCCGTTTTACTGTTTCTTTAACTTCCTCTTTCTGTTTTCCTCTTGTTTTTTCCCTTTCTGCTTTCCCTTCCTTTTATTTCCTCTTTGCTCTCTTTCATGTCCTCTTTCTCGTTCCTTTTCatcgtcttcctcctcttgtTCATCCTCTTTCTGGTCCTCCTCCATCTTCTTAATCTTTCCTCATCCTCTTTCCTCTAgctcttttctctttttcccccccctctatCCTCTcctttcttcctcttcctttttCATATTTCCTCTTCACCTTTCCTTTCCAGCTTGCTCTTTTCCCTTTCCCTATATCTTCTTTCGTCTCGTTCTCTTTCTTTTTCGCCTTTTCATTAATtttcttcctaattttcctcattttctCTTTATGATTCCTCCTCCCTTTCTCGTTCCtccttatttttcatttttagcttcctctttctttcctttttcgCTTCCTCTTCATTTTCCACTTCCTCCTCTTTCTATTCTTCTTCCTCCAGCTTCAAAATCTTTACGCGTTCTCTTTCCACTCACTCATTTTCCTTTGTCTTTCACCTTTGGTCTTCTTGTTCtcctttattttttcttttattcctccatatttaaaaaaaaacatccactttTCTCTTGGCCCTTACTCTTGCTCTTTCTTCTGTCCTCTTTTCTTCCTCctgcttttttcattttccctctTCTATTccccttttctttccttttcaccTTCgcctttgttgttttcatttgttttctttcccctTTCTTCTTTCTCTTCCTGCTATTTTCTTGTTCCTCTTCCAAATGTCCATCAGTGTAAGCATCATGAGACATCTTCAGTTTCATGTTGGTTTAGTGTCCCCTCTGCTCcttaaaaaattgaattgtttgtgtatgtttgtgtgcgcgcgtgttaGGTGGTGAGAAGATGACGTTGTCCATCTCTGTGCTGCTTGCTCAGTCTGTCTTCCTGCTGCTGATCTCTCAAAGGCTTCCAGAGACTTCCATCTCCGTCCCGCTCATTGTCAAGTAaggcaaacacatgcacacgtgtgaaagtgtaaaaatgttttttttttttttttttttttaaataatactgcTGATCTCTCAGGTACCTGATGTTCATCATGGTGCTGGTGACAGTGGTGGTTTTGAACTGTGTTGTGGTTCTCAACCTGCACTTTAGGAGCCCAAGCACACATGTCATGTCTGAGTGGACCAAGAGGGTAACATGCGCATGCACGCACATATTCAAAGCTTCCTGTGTTTAGCAAACTTTATTAAGACAAGGGTACGGTGGCTGAGACAGGTCACAACAACTGCAAACGCCATAACATAACGACATTAATCCACAACATAGCAACATTAAGGCACACCGGAAGGGAAATCCTGCTCCGTCACCAACTAGTGGACGAGAATGTAATAttactgcctgtcactatacattgcctgggattggctggcaaccagttcagggtgtaccccgcctcctgcccgatgattgctgggataggctccagcacgcccgcgaccctagtgaggagaagcggctcagaaaatggatggatggatggactatacattgctggcatagatagatagatgaacaaagatacattatttctcgtaaacaaataataattttccgaacaataacgtgaaattggataatttcccgcgCTCAGTGGCTATGGAACCGATGTGCTTGTTAGTTGTTCCTGGAGCGacttccccgcctcctgctcatGTCCCGGCCGGCGGAGTCCGAGCCGTACTGGAACGGCGCATTGCAGCGGCGGTCTAGCTCGGCGGGCTACATCGCGTCGGCCGAGGAGTACTACAGCGTCAAGTCCCGCAGCGACTTGATGTTCGAGAGGCAGTCGGTGAGACACGGGCTCGTGACCCGGCCCGCGCACGCCACAGGTACGCAATTATGGACACCGCCAACCAGGTGCTAAATTAGGAAtgctatttaaatatataatttatgcatatatatatatatattttttttttccagtgaaaaAACTGCAGGAGGAGGGTGGCGTCACTGAGCAGCTGTACGGGGAAATCAAGCCGGCGGTGGACGGAGCAAACTACATCATCAAACACATGCGCAACAAGAACGACTACAATGAGGTGAGCATGTCATGGGatgatgtcacaaaaagtgaggGATGTTCGGTTTGGGGGTGAAATTTCAcgattaacctaaaatgcaccaCAACCATTCCaggtgaaatacattttaaccttCTGTAAACCTTTcgtgcacatgtccaactgttcactCTTTAGGGTTATCCCTAACCCTTGATCAATGAAAATTTTCAAGGGCattgttgtggaaaaaaaaaaaaagtttcactaTTGAAAGCACAAAAACACGCTGACATCAGTTGTACAGCATCGAATGTGAAATTTTCCATTACAATGTCCATttgtatgcctttctgtgactcctccagtctgtgtgttgcaacctgctgatgacactctaaactcagtggccacttccaaTCTACAAACTTTCCACCCTTTTGGAACCCTActcatgacatcatcatcacaaaGCCCCCTGAACTGAAGTAGAGCGGAACCTGGTCTCACAAACTTAATCTGTTTACGAGACTCTGTTAACGAAACAAAGCACTGtgtctcattgaaatgaatggaattaGAATAAATCTGATCCGGGCCCAGAAGGAAGTTATGTTTACCCGTTTTCATCGTTGTGTAGTAAACGAACAAACACGTCTGCTGTTTTGTTGTTACTGTGCGCAGGAGAAGGATAACTGGAGCGGCATCGCTCGCACCGTGGACCGTCTTTGCCTTTTCCTGATTACCCCAGTGATGATCTTTGGCACCATCATCATCTTCCTAATGGGCCTCTACAATCACCCGCCGCCGCTGCCCTTCGCTGGAGATGCTCACAACTACAGGGAGGACAACTCACGGCTGTTGtgacgcacatgcacacacataattCACAATTGTTCTGCTTTTTTTGACTTGTGTGgcttgttttctttcatttgaggTTACGATTCAAGAAGCAGCATCAtacaatgataataaaaaacatGTACAAACACAGCACAACTTTAGCAAATTCATTAAGAGACTTTTAATAAGGCTAACTATTATCATTTATAGTGCTGtcaagagatttaaaaaaatgagagatGAATTTGATTAATTACAGATAATGAGTCTAAGTTGAATCTCACATAAAAATTACTGTCCTCAACTTGAggtaatttcatttaaattcattataTTATTTTGGCAGGTCAAAAGATTGatacaaaacagaaaaacatggctttataaagtaatttattgtttttgcatACTTGAACAGATGCAGGCCTCGCCATTTACATTCCGCTGTATTTGAGACCAGTCCCAAGTGCTGCCTGCCACCTTTAGTTTCTACCATCAGGGGGAatattgttgtgttgttttgtcaatattcaaacaattacaaaaaaagttaaacatcaGGTCCATATAAAGTGCTGAAtttaacacattaaaaaaatagtaagaACGCTTTTctaagcaataaaagtattgaacactGAACTTGTTGCTTTTCATCTTCTTCacataagataaaataaaacagaccgATAAAAGTGCCTGGTTTCTGTATTTACAACGGtcaatgcaaatgcaaatttCCTTTCGCCGTCGTACATCTTGCTGATTTGGGTTGTCACTGTAGTGCTGCACTGTGGTTTGTATAATAGGTCAATGGACGCAATTTGCAACACGTTAAACCCTTATCATCCActatgtttatttctttatggaGTTCATTGCGATCCACTTGGCAAGAACATTCGTCAACTGTTGGTCGCAGATTTGCTCATAGCACAACtcaagcaggcggcacggtgggcgactggttagagcgtcagcctcacagttctgaggacccgggtacaatccccgcccccgcctgtgtggagtttgcatgttctccccgtgcctgcatgggttttctccgggcactccggtttcctcccacatcccaaaaacatgcatgaattggagactctaaattgcccgtaggcatgactgtgagtgcgaatggttgtttgttcctatgtgccctgcgattggctggcaaccagttcagggtgtaccccgcctcctgcccgatgacagctggcataggctccagcacgcccacgaccctagtgaggagaagcggctcagaaaatggatggatggatggacaactcaAGCACAAGAATCCCAATCACAGATTTTATCAAAAGGTAATTTGCATACTGAAACATTAAAGCCAAAGATTAACAATTAGATTAACGTGATTAAAAACCATAACACGCTAAATATGactcaaattcattcatttgacCTCCCCGATCATTTAGAATTTGTGTCCCTAATGACAGCGGTACTCAAACTGAAtctaaaaataatttgcaataaatattaTTTGTCATATTATTTCACTCACTCATCAAAGAGCGAGTAGGATTCTTACTAGAAGTGTCCATATGCACAAAAGCTGAAAACGGCGTACGACCAAAATCCTATCAAACCATGTGTACGCACACAGGCAAACCTGTAGGGAGTTTGCTCGACTCCCATTGAATTTACTCGACAGTGTTACTGCTATTACTACTGTGGGGAAAAAGAACTTTGAATGtacttatattttattattattgaggaGAAGAGGGGAAATTATGCATGtatgtttaccacattttaatcatgtacaacCGATGATAAAAtgaagggctttttttttttcagttcagtgCCCTAATGTCGCAAATGGAGACAACGACATGGCTAACAGATGAAACTGGAAAAGCACGGTTCAATCTTTTATTGCAAACAAAAtacaccaatttaaaaaaataaaagaagtacactgtgtttttcatttattcctCTATAAAGCTTGGAGGGGATAATGATTTCTCTCCGCTCCCACGCGCACGCCACACCCCAAATACAATTTTGCAATCAAAACACAGTATATATACCCAAGGGGCACTTAGAAAGGCATTCGCTACATCCTTAAAAAAAGACCTACACAAAGTGCAAAATGTTTGATATTAAGTGAAACTGGGGCCTCACTCATCAAAGAGTGCGTTATTGCAACCAAATGTGTGCGTACTGTACGCACAAAAGCTGATAATTGTGTAAGATCCCCAAAAATGAAACTTATCAACAGCTGTTGGGAATGCTTGCAATACGCACACCTTTTGAGAATTTGCCTTGACAATTCACAGTTCCTCTTTGAAAAATGCCGAGCGTACGTCCATCACATGGCGCTTCCACTCGTCCGAGAGCGTCAGGTGGCACTGCAGGCCGCTCACGTTCATAGACAGGATATGCTCCGAGCGATGGATCCTCCAGATCAGCTCGAAAGTGTCAACCTCGCCCGGGAAACTGCACGGAACCTTCACCTCGCCGCCGGATGTTGCGTGGATGGTGGCTGCAAAGGACGTTTGGATGAGGAGATTCAGATGAAGAGTTTTGTTTGCGAAGATTTGGAAGTGGAGGTTTCACTGTGGTTTACTGTAGTAGTGATTGGGTGGTGTAGATGAGGTCGTATGCACCTTCAACCTTCAGCCGAGCTCTTCTGCTGTTCACGTCGCTGCTCACGTCACATATGAAGTCCACGTTGATGCTTCCTGCAGCCTTGAGTTGCACCCAGCTCTCCACGTCATAGAAACCCAAATCCGTTTGCTATATCTTTGTCTTGTTGTAGAAGAGCCaggcgtctgtgtgtgtgtgtgtgtgtgtgtgggggggggggggggggggggggggcgctccGGGTAGACGCCATCAGCCCGGCAGAACACGGCCTCGTCACTTAGCTCCATGTTGACCTCCTGAACCGGGGCTGACACCCAGTCAACAACATGTCATCACAACAGGGACTTGGAGAGCAAGTTGGGATCAGGAGATTTAGATGAGAAGGTTTGGATG contains:
- the chrnd gene encoding acetylcholine receptor subunit delta, with product MKPPHVVAVLLLALLWPACLCRNEEERLINYLLKERGYNKELRPVERQQDAVNVTLALTLSNLISLKEVDETLLTNVWIDHTWTDYRLTWNTSEFDGIDMLRLPSNMVWLPEIVLENNNDAQFQVAYYSNVLVNYEGLCYWLPPAIFRSSCSINVNYFPFDWQNCTLKFTSLTYNAKEIRMLLKTETDDDGNKWTVEWIIIDPASWAENGEWEVIHRPAKRNTYKHIPMESNKHQDITFYLIIKRKPLFYIVNIIIPCVLISFLASLVYYLPADSGEKMTLSISVLLAQSVFLLLISQRLPETSISVPLIVKYLMFIMVLVTVVVLNCVVVLNLHFRSPSTHVMSEWTKRLFLERLPRLLLMSRPAESEPYWNGALQRRSSSAGYIASAEEYYSVKSRSDLMFERQSVRHGLVTRPAHATVKKLQEEGGVTEQLYGEIKPAVDGANYIIKHMRNKNDYNEEKDNWSGIARTVDRLCLFLITPVMIFGTIIIFLMGLYNHPPPLPFAGDAHNYREDNSRLL